In Panicum virgatum strain AP13 chromosome 4N, P.virgatum_v5, whole genome shotgun sequence, a single window of DNA contains:
- the LOC120669627 gene encoding enolase 1-like — MAVTIASVKARQIFDSRGNPTVEVDVGLSDGSFARAAVPSGASTGIYEALELRDGGSDYLGKGVLKAVNNVNSIIGPALIGKDPTEQVDIDNFMVQQLDGTSNEWGWCKQKLGANAILAVSLAVCKAGAMVKKIPLYQHIANLAGNKTVVLPVPAFNVINGGSHAGNKLAMQEFMILPTGASSFKEAMKMGVEVYHNLKTIIKKKYGQDATNVGDEGGFAPNIQENKEGLELLKAAIEKAGYTGKVVIGMDVAASEFFSEKDKTYDLNFKEENNDGSNKISGDSLKDLYKSFVSEYPIVSIEDPFDQDDWATYAKLTDEIGEHVQIVGDDLLVTNPTRVAKAISEKTCNALLLKVNQIGSVTESIDAVRMSKRAGWGVMASHRSGETEDTFIADLSVGLATGQIKTGAPCRSERLAKYNQLLRIEEELGAAAVYAGAKFRAPVEPY, encoded by the exons ATGGCGGTGACGATCGCGTCCGTGAAGGCGAGGCAGATCTTCGACAGCCGCGGCAACCCCACCGTCGAG GTGGACGTGGGCCTCAGCGACGGGAGCTTTGCCAGGGCGGCCGTGCCGAGCGGCGCATCCACTG GAATATATGAGGCATTGGAGTTGAGGGATGGAGGATCAGACTATCTTGGCAAGGGTGTTCTTAAG GCTGTGAACAATGTAAATAGCATAATTGGACCAGCACTTATTGGAAAG GACCCCACTGAGCAAGTTGACATTGACAACTTCATGGTCCAGCAGCTTGATGGAACCTCCAATGAATGGGGCTGGTGTAAACAAAAG CTTGGAGCAAATGCTATTCTCGCAGTGTCACTGGCTGTGTGCAAAGCTGGAGCTATGGTGAAGAAGATTCCTCTTTACCAG CACATTGCAAACCTTGCTGGAAACAAAACTGTGGTGCTCCCCGTACCTGCTTTTAATGTGATCAATGGAGGATCACATGCTGGAAACAAGCTTGCCATGCAG GAGTTCATGATCCTCCCAACTGGTGCCTCCTCATTCAAGGAGGCCATGAAGATGGGAGTTGAGGTGTATCACAACCTGAAG ACAATAATCAAGAAGAAGTATGGTCAAGATGCTACAAATGTGGGTGATGAAGGTGGCTTTGCACCTAACATTCAG GAAAACAAAGAGGGCCTTGAACTGTTGAAGGCAGCTATAGAAAAGGCTGGCTACACTGGAAAG GTGGTTATTGGAATGGATGTTGCTGCTTCTGAATTCTTCAGTGAGAAGGATAAGACTTATGATCTTAATTTCAAGGAGGAA AACAACGATGGTTCAAACAAAATCTCAGGTGACAGCCTGAAAGATCTGTACAAGTCCTTTGTTTCTGAGTATCCTATTGTGTCCATCGAAGACCCATTTGATCAGGATGACTGGGCCACCTATGCCAAACTCACTGATGAGATTGGAGAGCACGTGCAGATTGTAGGAGATGATCTTCTTGTTACTAATCCAACG AGGGTTGCCAAGGCCATCAGTGAGAAGACCTGCAATGCTCTTCTGTTGAAG GTGAATCAAATCGGGTCAGTGACTGAGAGTATTGATGCTGTTAGAATGTCCAAGCGTGCTGGATGGGGAGTGATGGCAAGCCACAGGAG TGGTGAGACAGAGGACACCTTCATTGCTGACCTCTCTGTTGGCCTGGCTACG GGTCAAATCAAGACAGGAGCCCCCTGCCGTTCCGAGCGCCTGGCCAAATACAACCAG CTGCTCAGGATCGAGGAAGAGCTTGGTGCTGCGGCTGTCTATGCTGGAGCAAAGTTCAGGGCACCAGTGGAGCCCTACTAA